From a single Rutidosis leptorrhynchoides isolate AG116_Rl617_1_P2 chromosome 5, CSIRO_AGI_Rlap_v1, whole genome shotgun sequence genomic region:
- the LOC139850571 gene encoding cytochrome P450 76T24-like, producing the protein MELVYLVLSSIVFLFFFLRIHDLYRKRRMPPGPPGLPIIGNLLEVGPKPHESLAKLAEKYDPLMTIRLGSVTSVVASTPDAAREILQRNDESCSGRNIPDAVTVLETHKVAMAWISPNEEWRTIRKALNIFLTHQHKLDTLRDLRQNVVSGMVDFLCNSGKQKTNVDIGKLAFAVALNMMSNTILSQNVTSYESEDIGGFKTAVKTIMLTNGKFNIADIFPILKPLDPQNIRRQSKTGYDWLHKMTRGFIDDRLKHRESKLSRFGDMLDSLLDYAEDHESDFKLLHVQTLLMELFLAGTETSSNTTEWAMTELFLSPDIFSKLRCEISTIVDKDGKIQEAKILELPYLHAVIKETMRLHLSVPLLVPHKTDAQVILNNYVVPKDTQILVNAWAIARDPNYWENPLKFNPERFMGSELDYKGQHFEFLPFGSGRRMCPGIPLAYRVVSLMVASLVYHFDWKLPYPKEEMDMSDIFGFTLLRATPLLATPIPTQNK; encoded by the exons ATGGAGCTTGTATATCTAGTTCTCTCTTCCATTGTTTTCTTGTTCTTCTTCCTTCGCATCCATGATCTCTACCGTAAAAGACGAATGCCGCCAGGCCCACCCGGCCTTCCCATTATCGGAAACTTACTAGAAGTGGGTCCAAAACCACACGAGTCCCTAGCCAAACTGGCTGAAAAATACGATCCACTTATGACCATCCGTTTAGGCAGCGTCACTAGCGTGGTAGCATCCACGCCAGACGCTGCCAGAGAAATCCTCCAACGAAATGACGAGTCCTGCTCTGGGCGTAATATCCCAGACGCTGTCACTGTTTTAGAGACTCATAAAGTCGCAATGGCGTGGATTTCACCAAATGAAGAATGGCGTACTATTCGAAAAGCACTCAACATTTTCCTCACCCACCAACATAAACTCGACACACTTCGTGACCTTCGACAAAATGTGGTAAGTGGAATGGTTGACTTTCTTTGTAACTCTGGGAAACAGAAGACGAATGTTGACATAGGGAAGTTAGCGTTCGCAGTGGCATTAAATATGATGTCAAACACGATCCTTTCACAAAATGTGACAAGCTACGAGTCCGAAGATATTGGTGGGTTTAAAACGGCGGTGAAGACAATAATGCTTACAAACGGGAAGTTCAATATAGCAGATATATTTCCAATTTTAAAGCCATTAGATCCTCAAAACATACGACGTCAATCGAAAACAGGCTACGATTGGTTGCATAAGATGACTCGAGGCTTCATTGATGACAGACTAAAGCATCGAGAATCGAAGCTTTCAAGGTTCGGGGATATGTTGGATTCACTGTTAGATTATGCCGAGGATCATGAATCAGACTTCAAACTCCTACACGTTCAGACTCTACTTAtg GAATTATTTTTAGCTGGAACAGAAACGAGCTCAAACACAACGGAATGGGCAATGACTGAATTATTCCTTAGCCCCGATATCTTTTCAAAACTTCGCTGTGAAATATCGACGATTGTAGACAAAGACGGAAAGATCCAAGAAGCGAAAATCCTAGAGTTACCTTATTTACATGCCGTTATCAAAGAAACAATGAGACTTCATTTATCCGTGCCTTTGTTAGTGCCTCACAAAACAGATGCGCaagtaatacttaataattatgTAGTACCAAAAGATACACAAATACTAGTAAACGCGTGGGCCATTGCTCGGGACCCGAATTATTGGGAAAACCCGTTGAAGTTCAATCCAGAGAGGTTTATGGGAAGCGAGTTGGACTACAAGGGTCAACATTTTGAGTTTCTACCGTTCGGATCGGGCAGAAGGATGTGTCCTGGAATACCGTTGGCTTATCGGGTTGTGAGCTTAATGGTGGCATCACTTGTGTATCATTTTGATTGGAAGCTTCCATATCCGAAAGAAGAAATGGACATGAGTGATATTTTTGGTTTTACATTGCTTAGGGCAACACCACTTCTTGCTACTCCGATTCCGACTCAAAACAAGTAG